A genomic segment from Janthinobacterium sp. 64 encodes:
- the murD gene encoding UDP-N-acetylmuramoyl-L-alanine--D-glutamate ligase, whose translation MMYDAKTALVLGLGESGLAMALWLARSGATVRVADTREAPERLAALQAAVPQAQFIAGAFTAELLDGVDFVAVSPGLAPGRELAHIAPAAVEKNIPVWGEIELFAQALAALKAERGYAPKVIAITGTNGKTTVTSLVGLLCERAGLLTRVAGNISPAALDVLREVLDAEPVPVAVEEEDEAAQAVASTLPQAWILELSSFQLHTTFSLQADAATVLNLSQDHLDWHGDMASYGADKARIFGEQTVRILNRDDAAVMHMADPLAETITFGTGEPVEVDSFGLVNERGIFWLAQAVPSEEVIEKKRRKNDPAPEPVPTMAKKLMPADALKIRGQHNASNALAALALCRAIGLPFAPLLHGLREYQGEPHRVELITAVGDVEYYDDSKGTNVGATVAALFGLGKAFGGAEQRLVLIAGGDGKGQDFSPLAEPVSRYVRAVVLIGRDAPALRAALEPAGVDIVDCSTLPEAVKRASGLALAGDAVLLSPACASLDMFKNYAHRAQVFVDAVRDIALENGQDI comes from the coding sequence ATGATGTACGACGCTAAAACCGCACTGGTACTGGGCCTCGGGGAGTCAGGCCTGGCCATGGCCCTGTGGCTGGCCCGCAGCGGTGCGACCGTGCGGGTCGCCGACACGCGCGAGGCGCCCGAGCGCCTGGCCGCGCTGCAGGCTGCCGTGCCGCAGGCGCAGTTCATCGCCGGCGCCTTCACGGCCGAATTGCTCGATGGCGTAGACTTCGTCGCCGTCAGCCCTGGCCTGGCGCCGGGCCGCGAACTGGCGCACATCGCTCCGGCCGCAGTTGAAAAAAATATCCCCGTGTGGGGCGAGATCGAACTATTCGCCCAAGCGCTGGCCGCGCTCAAGGCGGAACGCGGCTATGCGCCGAAAGTCATCGCCATCACGGGCACGAATGGCAAGACGACGGTGACCAGCCTGGTGGGCCTGCTGTGCGAGCGCGCGGGATTGCTCACGCGCGTGGCCGGCAATATCAGCCCGGCGGCGCTCGACGTGCTGCGCGAAGTGCTCGATGCCGAACCTGTGCCCGTCGCCGTTGAAGAAGAGGACGAAGCCGCGCAAGCCGTCGCCAGCACCCTGCCGCAGGCGTGGATTTTGGAGTTGTCCAGCTTCCAGCTGCACACGACGTTCAGCCTGCAGGCCGATGCGGCCACGGTCTTGAACCTGTCGCAAGACCACCTGGACTGGCATGGCGACATGGCCTCCTATGGTGCCGACAAGGCGCGCATCTTCGGCGAGCAGACCGTGCGCATTTTGAACCGCGACGATGCGGCCGTCATGCACATGGCCGATCCGCTGGCCGAAACCATCACTTTCGGCACGGGCGAACCGGTGGAAGTGGACAGCTTTGGCCTGGTCAACGAGCGCGGCATCTTCTGGCTGGCGCAAGCCGTGCCCAGCGAAGAAGTGATCGAGAAAAAACGCAGGAAGAACGATCCGGCGCCGGAACCGGTGCCGACGATGGCGAAAAAACTGATGCCGGCCGACGCGCTGAAAATCCGCGGCCAGCACAATGCCTCGAACGCGCTGGCGGCGCTGGCCCTGTGCCGCGCCATCGGCCTGCCATTCGCGCCGCTGCTGCATGGCTTGCGCGAATACCAGGGCGAACCGCACCGCGTGGAACTGATCACGGCCGTGGGTGACGTCGAATACTACGACGACAGCAAGGGCACGAACGTGGGTGCGACGGTAGCCGCCCTGTTTGGACTGGGCAAGGCGTTTGGCGGCGCGGAACAGCGTCTGGTGCTGATCGCCGGCGGCGACGGCAAGGGGCAGGATTTCTCGCCTCTGGCTGAACCGGTCTCGCGCTATGTGCGCGCCGTGGTGCTGATCGGGCGCGATGCGCCTGCGCTGCGCGCTGCTCTGGAGCCGGCGGGCGTGGACATCGTCGATTGCAGCACCTTGCCGGAAGCCGTCAAGCGCGCCAGCGGCCTGGCGCTGGCCGGCGATGCCGTGCTGCTGTCGCCCGCCTGCGCCAGCCTGGACATGTTCAAGAACTATGCGCACCGCGCGCAGGTATTTGTCGACGCCGTGCGCGACATCGCGCTGGAAAACGGACAGGATATCTGA
- the mraY gene encoding phospho-N-acetylmuramoyl-pentapeptide-transferase, producing the protein MLLWLAHYFQDDIGPLRVFNFITFRAVFATLTAILIGLCAGPAVIRMLTRMKVGQAVRTDGPQTHLKKHGTPTMGGVLILIAIGISTLLWADLSNRFIWPVLIVTLGFGAVGWADDYRKVVHQDPEGMRSREKYFWQSLIGIVAAFYLAFSVSVSEPDAGHVWNLIYAWVQSGFAMDLPPKADLIVPFFKTISYPLGVWGFIALTYCVIVGTSNAVNFTDGLDGLAIMPTVMVGTALGLFAYLTGNATYARYLFIPHIPGAGELVIFCGALAGSGLAFLWYNTHPAKVFMGDVGALALGGALGTVAVIVRQEIVLFIMGGIFVVETLSVIIQVVWFKYTKKRYGAGRRVFLMAPLHHHFEQKGWKETQVVVRFWIITMMLVLLGLTTLKLR; encoded by the coding sequence ATGCTGCTCTGGCTCGCTCATTATTTCCAGGACGACATTGGCCCATTGCGGGTCTTTAACTTCATCACGTTCCGCGCCGTCTTCGCCACTCTGACGGCGATTTTGATTGGCCTGTGCGCCGGTCCCGCCGTGATCCGCATGCTCACGCGCATGAAGGTCGGCCAGGCCGTGCGCACGGACGGCCCGCAGACGCACTTGAAAAAACACGGCACCCCGACCATGGGCGGAGTGCTGATCCTGATCGCCATCGGCATTTCCACCCTGCTGTGGGCCGACCTGTCGAACCGCTTCATCTGGCCGGTCCTGATCGTCACCCTGGGCTTTGGCGCCGTCGGCTGGGCCGATGACTACCGCAAGGTGGTGCACCAGGACCCGGAAGGCATGCGTTCGCGCGAAAAATACTTCTGGCAGTCGCTGATCGGCATCGTCGCCGCCTTTTACCTGGCGTTTTCGGTTTCCGTGTCGGAACCCGACGCGGGCCACGTGTGGAATCTGATCTACGCCTGGGTGCAGTCCGGCTTCGCCATGGACCTGCCGCCGAAAGCCGACCTGATCGTGCCCTTCTTTAAAACCATCAGCTATCCGCTGGGCGTGTGGGGCTTCATCGCGCTGACCTATTGCGTCATCGTCGGCACCAGCAACGCCGTCAATTTCACCGACGGCCTCGATGGCCTGGCCATCATGCCGACCGTGATGGTGGGCACGGCCCTGGGCCTGTTCGCCTACCTGACGGGTAACGCCACGTATGCGCGCTACCTGTTCATTCCGCACATTCCGGGCGCCGGCGAACTGGTGATCTTCTGCGGCGCGCTGGCCGGTTCCGGCCTGGCCTTCCTCTGGTATAACACGCATCCCGCGAAAGTGTTCATGGGCGACGTGGGCGCGCTGGCACTGGGCGGCGCACTGGGCACCGTGGCCGTCATCGTGCGCCAGGAAATCGTCCTGTTCATCATGGGCGGCATCTTCGTCGTCGAAACGCTGTCCGTGATCATCCAGGTCGTCTGGTTCAAGTACACCAAGAAGCGCTATGGCGCCGGCCGCCGCGTCTTCCTGATGGCGCCCTTGCATCACCATTTTGAACAAAAAGGCTGGAAAGAGACGCAGGTTGTCGTGCGTTTCTGGATCATCACCATGATGCTGGTGCTGCTCGGCCTGACCACCTTGAAGCTGCGCTGA
- the ftsW gene encoding putative lipid II flippase FtsW gives MAFQLPFSFGSGSAAKPLDSRARQSKMMDYDKPLVWVVLLLMLLGMVMVYSASISLSDARKFAAYTNNYFVVRQALFIGVSVIAGALVFRIPVATWQKMAPWLFIGTLVLLVMVLIPGLGVSVNGGRRWLNLPGLRPQPSELMKVVMVLYAADYTVRKQEYMHKLTKGFMPMALAVSFVGLLLLMEPDLGAFGVIVCIAMGILFLGGVNAIWFGGIGAMLTAIFVTIIALSKFRRERFFAYLDPWQEDNALNKAYQLTHSLIAFGRGELFGVGLGGSVEKLHYLPEAHTDFLLAVIGEELGLVGVLVVIGMFYWIIKRAFDIGRQAIAIDQTFAGLTAKGIAIWIGVQTFINMGVNLGLLPTKGLTLPLMSYGGTGVLINCIGLAILLRIDYENRILMRGGRL, from the coding sequence ATGGCCTTCCAACTGCCCTTCAGCTTTGGTTCCGGCTCGGCTGCCAAGCCGCTGGATAGCCGCGCGCGGCAATCGAAGATGATGGACTATGACAAGCCGCTGGTGTGGGTGGTCCTGCTGCTCATGTTGCTGGGCATGGTGATGGTGTATTCGGCGTCGATTTCGCTGTCGGACGCGCGCAAGTTCGCCGCCTACACGAACAATTACTTTGTCGTGCGCCAGGCGCTGTTCATCGGCGTGTCGGTGATTGCCGGCGCGCTGGTGTTCCGCATCCCCGTCGCCACCTGGCAAAAGATGGCGCCGTGGCTGTTCATCGGCACCCTGGTGCTGCTGGTGATGGTCTTGATACCGGGCCTGGGCGTGTCGGTCAACGGTGGCCGCCGCTGGCTGAACCTGCCGGGCCTGCGGCCGCAGCCGTCCGAGCTGATGAAGGTGGTGATGGTGCTGTACGCTGCCGACTACACCGTGCGCAAGCAGGAATACATGCACAAGCTGACCAAGGGCTTCATGCCGATGGCGCTGGCTGTGAGCTTCGTCGGCCTGCTGCTGCTGATGGAGCCCGACCTGGGCGCTTTCGGCGTGATCGTCTGCATCGCCATGGGCATTCTGTTTTTGGGCGGCGTCAACGCCATCTGGTTCGGCGGCATCGGCGCCATGCTGACGGCGATCTTCGTCACCATCATCGCCTTGTCGAAATTCCGCCGCGAGCGGTTTTTTGCGTATCTCGATCCGTGGCAGGAAGACAATGCGCTGAACAAAGCCTACCAGCTGACGCATTCCTTGATCGCCTTCGGGCGCGGCGAACTGTTTGGCGTGGGCCTGGGCGGTAGCGTGGAAAAGCTGCATTACCTGCCCGAAGCGCATACGGACTTCTTGCTGGCCGTGATCGGCGAGGAACTGGGCCTGGTCGGCGTGCTGGTCGTGATCGGCATGTTCTACTGGATTATCAAGCGGGCGTTCGACATCGGCCGCCAGGCGATCGCCATCGACCAGACCTTTGCGGGCCTGACGGCGAAGGGCATCGCCATCTGGATCGGCGTGCAGACCTTCATCAACATGGGCGTGAACCTGGGCCTGCTGCCGACCAAGGGGCTGACCTTGCCCTTGATGAGTTATGGCGGCACGGGCGTACTGATTAACTGTATCGGCCTGGCGATCCTGCTGCGCATCGACTACGAAAACCGGATCCTGATGCGCGGGGGCCGGCTATGA